A single Crocinitomicaceae bacterium DNA region contains:
- a CDS encoding choice-of-anchor L domain-containing protein, whose amino-acid sequence MVSIDNINNGTSNTGPCQNCTYYVNNGTGSNAPYNGSSFYIQYDGFTVVMEAKADVQCGETYHLVIAIADAGDGAYDSGIFLEANSLASFAPIEINGDLTNDHFGNNYQMAEGCESVTVTVSRPASMAAAAESIPITVLGTATEGVDYSNIPPSVNFAAGQTTVTFTVDAFSDALAEGDETIIIQLNQPDPCGTSTFISLDLVIKNTAPLQVSIPGHSLHCPGEEVTLNATVTGGIEPYTFSWTTGETTEDILVAPLSTTTYTLTATDICIGTPANGSAVVTVPVYPPISIITSPDTSVLCPNTPVVLYAEASGGEGSFTYTWMDGTTTIGTGPVVTVSPMVTTTYIVMIEDGCGSPTQTNITVTVIASVLELIMSPDQLICPGDTANIFVIASEGLGNYTYYWYHSGETTSSVMVSPNYTHTYTVAVEDDCHTYHIDGSTIVEVVRPHANFGVLTNEPMVDLPVAFQNLSSGGVAWEWYFDNGDFSTNNSPLTTYSHWGWYDVTLVAFNEIGCTDTVTKPIYIKPEFYFYAPNSFTPNADRFNNYYEVSVIGATDFLFQIYDRWGNLIYETTDQYFRWDGTYNNQVAFDGVFVYKARVVDRELMPHEYVGHITVLR is encoded by the coding sequence GTGGTTTCAATTGACAACATCAACAACGGAACATCCAATACTGGGCCTTGCCAGAATTGTACATACTACGTCAACAACGGTACAGGATCTAATGCACCATACAACGGCAGTAGTTTTTACATTCAGTATGATGGCTTCACGGTAGTGATGGAAGCTAAAGCAGATGTTCAATGTGGTGAGACCTATCACTTGGTAATTGCTATTGCAGATGCGGGTGATGGCGCTTATGATTCAGGAATTTTTTTGGAAGCAAACTCACTCGCAAGTTTTGCGCCCATTGAAATTAATGGAGACTTAACCAATGATCATTTTGGTAATAATTATCAGATGGCTGAAGGATGTGAATCAGTTACTGTAACGGTTAGTCGTCCTGCATCCATGGCGGCGGCAGCTGAAAGTATTCCAATCACTGTATTAGGCACCGCAACTGAAGGAGTTGATTATTCCAACATTCCACCATCAGTAAATTTTGCTGCCGGACAAACTACCGTGACCTTCACAGTTGATGCTTTTTCTGACGCATTGGCTGAAGGAGATGAAACTATTATTATTCAATTGAATCAGCCTGATCCATGTGGTACAAGTACTTTTATTTCTCTTGATCTTGTCATAAAAAATACAGCGCCTTTACAAGTGAGTATACCAGGTCACTCGTTGCATTGCCCCGGTGAAGAAGTTACTTTGAATGCCACTGTCACCGGTGGAATTGAACCTTATACTTTCTCTTGGACAACAGGTGAAACTACAGAAGACATCCTTGTTGCTCCATTATCAACCACCACATATACACTCACGGCAACTGATATCTGTATTGGTACACCGGCAAATGGATCAGCGGTTGTTACCGTTCCGGTTTATCCGCCAATCAGCATAATCACTTCGCCTGATACGTCAGTACTTTGTCCTAATACTCCGGTTGTTCTTTACGCTGAGGCTTCAGGCGGTGAAGGTTCCTTTACTTATACATGGATGGATGGAACAACTACCATTGGCACCGGTCCTGTAGTTACTGTTTCTCCTATGGTTACAACTACCTACATTGTTATGATTGAAGATGGTTGCGGATCTCCAACGCAAACGAATATAACTGTTACGGTGATTGCATCCGTGTTAGAATTAATTATGTCACCTGATCAATTGATTTGTCCGGGTGATACGGCCAATATTTTTGTGATTGCATCTGAAGGTTTGGGTAACTATACTTACTATTGGTATCATTCAGGTGAAACAACTTCTTCTGTAATGGTGTCGCCTAATTATACTCACACGTATACCGTCGCTGTTGAAGATGATTGTCACACCTATCATATTGATGGCTCAACCATAGTTGAGGTAGTAAGACCTCATGCAAATTTTGGTGTTCTCACCAATGAACCTATGGTTGATTTACCCGTGGCATTCCAAAATTTATCCAGCGGAGGAGTTGCTTGGGAATGGTATTTTGACAACGGAGATTTTTCTACTAATAATTCTCCTTTGACTACATATAGCCATTGGGGATGGTATGATGTTACCCTTGTTGCATTCAATGAGATTGGTTGTACTGATACGGTAACAAAACCAATTTACATCAAACCTGAATTCTATTTCTATGCGCCAAATAGCTTTACACCAAACGCTGACCGCTTCAATAATTATTATGAGGTAAGTGTGATTGGTGCAACTGACTTTTTATTCCAGATTTATGATCGTTGGGGAAATTTAATTTACGAAACCACCGATCAGTATTTCCGTTGGGATGGCACGTATAATAATCAAGTAGCGTTTGATGGTGTTTTTGTTTATAAGGCAAGAGTTGTTGATCGTGAATTAATGCCACATGAATACGTTGGTCACATTACCGTTCTCAGGTAA
- a CDS encoding choice-of-anchor L domain-containing protein translates to MLLLVQVQVYGQLTTSTSMTPTQLVENVLVGSGVAVSNVMYNGHPEAIGSFTGTGTNLGLSNGILLTTGTVLNSGGFFGGNGPHGPNDSGSAGIDNGEPGYTPLTTLAGASTYNAAILEFDLVPQRDSVKFRNVFGSDEYPE, encoded by the coding sequence ATGCTGCTGCTTGTTCAAGTTCAGGTATACGGACAATTAACTACCTCAACTTCCATGACGCCGACACAACTGGTAGAAAACGTGCTTGTGGGCAGTGGAGTAGCAGTGTCAAACGTAATGTATAACGGACACCCTGAAGCAATTGGCTCTTTTACCGGTACAGGCACTAATCTTGGATTAAGTAACGGAATACTATTAACCACAGGTACAGTTTTAAATTCAGGTGGATTTTTTGGAGGTAATGGTCCGCACGGCCCTAATGACAGTGGAAGTGCCGGCATTGATAATGGAGAACCCGGTTATACTCCGCTCACTACACTTGCCGGAGCCTCAACATATAATGCTGCCATTCTTGAATTTGATTTGGTGCCACAAAGGGACAGTGTGAAGTTCAGAAATGTTTTTGGTTCTGATGAATATCCTGAATAG